A region of Mesorhizobium sp. AR02 DNA encodes the following proteins:
- a CDS encoding ABC transporter substrate-binding protein codes for MTVSRRDFMKTGVAAGAAVSMPSVLRAQTTPIAARTVHMAWGTELKVFDPIWTTDGATQRHGAAIFDTLFSLDSKFIPQPQMVGNWGVSDDKKTYTFELRDGLGWHDGTPVTAVDCVASIRRWGQVAPGGQLIMERARDISKKDGKTFVIALKEPLGSLINILGDVSAPGLFIMREKDADRPATEQVTSNIGSGPFKFNQAFANPGASFTYDRNEQYVPRKETPDGLAGGKVVKVDRVTWDNIADQQTAVAALQAGEIDFVQSPPVELLAVIESDANLALEAILNPMGVDYIMRMNCLQKPFDNVKARQAMLYLVDQEAMMQIAVGNAKYTHSVTSLFGFRTLVTNDENTGWFKKGGDPEKAKQLFKEAGYAGEKVVILQATNVPEYSNASQLLAATLRKIGVNAELAPSDWGGIATRRANKGPVENGGWSMFMTSNNDYDFGNPLGTPFLLANGDKGWYGWPKNDEYETLRAKWADVATLEERKALARKMQGIWWDFVGDIRLGQSTTLNARRKTLTGLICMPQILPMWNMRKI; via the coding sequence ATGACGGTCTCTCGACGCGACTTCATGAAGACGGGCGTAGCGGCTGGAGCAGCTGTATCCATGCCGTCGGTGCTGCGGGCGCAGACGACACCAATCGCCGCGCGGACGGTCCACATGGCGTGGGGCACTGAGCTCAAGGTCTTTGACCCGATCTGGACGACGGATGGCGCAACCCAACGCCACGGTGCAGCCATTTTCGACACGCTGTTCTCGCTCGATTCCAAGTTCATACCGCAGCCGCAAATGGTCGGGAACTGGGGTGTTTCTGACGACAAGAAGACCTACACGTTCGAGCTCCGGGATGGCTTAGGCTGGCACGATGGCACCCCCGTCACCGCGGTGGACTGTGTCGCCTCGATCCGTCGCTGGGGCCAGGTGGCGCCCGGCGGACAACTGATCATGGAGCGCGCCAGGGATATCTCGAAGAAAGACGGCAAGACTTTCGTGATCGCGCTCAAGGAGCCACTGGGGTCTCTAATTAATATCCTCGGAGACGTTTCGGCGCCGGGCCTTTTCATCATGCGCGAGAAAGACGCAGATCGTCCCGCTACCGAACAGGTAACGTCAAATATCGGATCGGGACCGTTCAAGTTCAACCAAGCTTTTGCCAATCCGGGCGCAAGCTTCACCTACGACCGGAATGAACAATATGTACCGCGCAAGGAAACACCTGACGGATTGGCCGGCGGCAAGGTTGTCAAGGTCGATCGTGTCACTTGGGACAATATCGCCGATCAGCAGACTGCTGTCGCAGCCTTGCAAGCGGGTGAGATTGATTTCGTTCAGTCACCGCCCGTCGAACTTCTCGCAGTGATCGAGAGTGATGCCAACCTCGCACTCGAAGCTATTCTGAATCCGATGGGCGTAGACTACATCATGCGCATGAACTGTCTGCAGAAGCCATTCGACAACGTGAAAGCGCGTCAGGCGATGCTTTACCTTGTCGATCAGGAGGCGATGATGCAAATCGCTGTCGGCAACGCAAAATACACCCACTCCGTGACTTCGCTGTTTGGATTTCGGACGCTCGTTACGAACGACGAAAATACGGGATGGTTCAAGAAGGGCGGCGACCCGGAAAAAGCAAAGCAACTCTTCAAGGAGGCCGGATATGCCGGCGAGAAGGTCGTCATTCTTCAAGCCACCAATGTACCAGAGTACAGCAACGCGTCGCAGCTTCTGGCGGCGACGCTCCGGAAGATCGGGGTCAATGCCGAGCTCGCGCCGAGCGACTGGGGCGGGATCGCCACGCGTCGCGCGAACAAGGGCCCCGTTGAGAACGGCGGCTGGAGCATGTTCATGACAAGCAATAACGATTACGATTTCGGCAATCCGCTCGGCACACCATTCCTCCTCGCGAATGGCGACAAGGGCTGGTACGGTTGGCCAAAGAACGATGAATATGAGACTCTCCGGGCCAAGTGGGCAGATGTCGCAACGCTCGAAGAGCGCAAGGCCCTGGCCCGTAAGATGCAAGGAATCTGGTGGGACTTCGTCGGCGACATTAGGCTGGGTCAGTCCACTACGCTCAACGCGCGCCGCAAGACGCTGACCGGCCTCATCTGCATGCCGCAGATTCTCCCGATGTGGAACATGCGGAAGATCTGA
- the gfa gene encoding S-(hydroxymethyl)glutathione synthase, with protein sequence MSVRLLHPLIQNGLHTGDGNHAGGILACKCTDRPVKMKVSTGIAHNHACGCTKCWKPDGAAFSVVAVAPSESVSVVENGDKLTVVDSSALIQRHACKECGTHMHGPVERDHAFKGLSFIHPELFDNGNWPEPGFAAFVSSVIEGGVDPLEMGGIRNKLKEVGLEPYDCLSPALMDYLATWTAKNNGVLRR encoded by the coding sequence ATGAGCGTACGACTTCTTCATCCTTTGATCCAGAACGGGCTTCACACGGGTGACGGCAACCATGCAGGCGGCATTCTTGCCTGCAAATGCACCGACCGACCTGTTAAGATGAAGGTCTCGACCGGGATCGCCCACAACCATGCTTGCGGCTGCACAAAGTGCTGGAAGCCAGATGGCGCGGCGTTCTCCGTCGTGGCCGTGGCACCGAGCGAAAGCGTTTCGGTCGTCGAAAACGGCGACAAGCTCACTGTCGTCGATTCTTCTGCCCTCATCCAGCGCCACGCATGCAAGGAATGCGGCACGCATATGCACGGCCCGGTGGAACGCGACCATGCTTTCAAGGGCTTGTCCTTCATCCACCCAGAACTGTTCGACAACGGCAATTGGCCTGAGCCTGGCTTTGCCGCTTTCGTGTCTTCGGTGATCGAAGGCGGTGTCGATCCCTTGGAGATGGGCGGCATCCGCAACAAGTTGAAGGAAGTCGGCCTCGAGCCTTATGATTGCCTTTCGCCGGCGCTCATGGACTACCTCGCTACATGGACCGCAAAGAATAACGGCGTTCTGCGCAGATAA
- a CDS encoding ornithine cyclodeaminase, whose protein sequence is MHERLNVVPFVSVDHMMKLVLATGVERFLIELAAYIEDDFQRWECFDKTPRVASHSADGVIELMPTSDGETYGFKYVNGHPKNTRSGRQTVTAFGVLADVGNGYPMLLTEMTILTALRTAAMSAVAAKYLAPKGARTMAMIGNGAQSEFQAIAFKAILGVDKLRLYDLDPSATARCQRNLAGMGFDIESCSSSQEAVEGAEIVTTVTADKQNATILSDNMVGAGIHINAVGGDCPGKTELHRDILLRSDIFVEYPPQTRVEGEIQQLKPDHPVIELWQVIVGKAAGRSDERQITLFDSVGFAIEDFSALRYVRDRLEETGLYEELDLLADPDEPRDLFGMILRAANAAPVSVKAGVLS, encoded by the coding sequence ATGCATGAAAGACTAAATGTCGTCCCCTTCGTCAGCGTCGATCATATGATGAAGCTGGTGCTGGCGACCGGAGTGGAACGCTTCCTCATCGAGCTTGCCGCCTACATCGAAGACGATTTCCAGCGCTGGGAGTGCTTCGACAAGACGCCGCGTGTTGCCTCTCATAGCGCTGACGGTGTTATCGAGTTGATGCCGACCAGCGATGGTGAGACCTATGGCTTCAAATACGTCAATGGCCATCCGAAGAACACGCGATCGGGTCGCCAGACGGTGACCGCGTTTGGTGTGCTCGCTGACGTTGGCAACGGCTATCCGATGCTGTTGACCGAAATGACGATCCTTACGGCACTCAGGACTGCGGCCATGTCTGCCGTCGCCGCAAAATATCTTGCACCCAAAGGCGCGCGCACCATGGCCATGATTGGCAATGGCGCCCAGTCGGAGTTTCAGGCGATCGCCTTCAAGGCGATCCTCGGCGTCGACAAACTTCGCCTCTACGACCTTGATCCGTCCGCCACGGCCCGCTGCCAGAGGAATCTCGCTGGAATGGGCTTCGACATCGAGAGTTGCTCTTCCTCGCAGGAAGCTGTGGAAGGGGCCGAGATCGTCACTACCGTCACGGCCGACAAACAAAATGCGACGATCCTGAGCGACAACATGGTTGGTGCCGGCATTCACATCAACGCAGTTGGCGGAGACTGCCCTGGGAAGACGGAGCTCCACCGCGACATTCTGCTGCGCTCCGACATCTTCGTGGAATATCCGCCCCAGACCCGCGTAGAAGGGGAGATCCAGCAACTCAAACCGGACCACCCCGTTATCGAGCTCTGGCAGGTCATCGTGGGCAAGGCGGCCGGTCGCTCCGATGAACGCCAGATCACGCTGTTCGATTCCGTCGGCTTCGCAATCGAAGACTTCTCCGCGCTTCGATATGTCCGCGATCGTCTTGAAGAAACCGGCCTTTACGAGGAACTCGATCTGCTCGCCGATCCCGACGAGCCGCGCGATCTCTTCGGGATGATCCTGCGCGCCGCGAACGCGGCTCCTGTATCGGTCAAGGCTGGAGTACTGTCATAA
- a CDS encoding IS66 family transposase, which yields MSLAELRGLVSALIGEVRGLQGRVESLEIENQALRAENQTLKDEIARLKDLPPRPPVKPTKPSGMEKATQPTSGKGKRRRRGAKRDGGRVSREVTVAVSAPAGSRFKGYETILVRDLALSAEVVRYRRERWVTPTGETMVAPLPAGIIGGWGANLRRFILACHIQGQVTTERLTALLTGIGVDISKRQVVRLISEGLEAFAAEDRDVLRAGLATAPWITVDDTSARHAHQDGYTTQIGDRRFTAFRTGRSKSREAFLATLRAGHSDYFINEEALAYMRGRNLAGPVIARLAAAPHKAFADSAAWQAHLAALGLDQLAVEPNPVRIATEGAMWGAIRDHGFLGDTVVVSDDAGQFRIGDHALCWVHAERLVHKLIPVTPDQRQAVDIMRQLIWWFYRDLKSYQRAPCPRHAAALRARFERLFKRRRTGYVMLDRLLARLHRRKHELLRVLDRPEIPLHTNGSENDIRTFVTKRKISGGTVSEAGKNARDVLLGLMKTCIKLDVSFFRYLGDRLAIPTQESIPPLPDLVRQAAQA from the coding sequence TTGTCGCTCGCGGAACTCCGCGGGCTGGTTTCTGCGCTGATCGGCGAAGTGCGCGGTCTTCAAGGCCGGGTCGAGAGCCTTGAGATCGAGAACCAGGCGCTACGCGCCGAGAACCAGACCCTGAAGGATGAGATCGCCCGGCTGAAGGACCTGCCGCCGCGTCCCCCGGTCAAGCCGACCAAGCCATCGGGCATGGAGAAGGCGACGCAGCCGACATCTGGCAAGGGCAAGCGCCGCCGGCGCGGCGCCAAGCGCGACGGCGGTCGCGTGAGCCGCGAGGTGACGGTTGCGGTGAGCGCTCCTGCGGGCTCTCGCTTCAAGGGGTATGAGACGATCCTGGTGCGCGATCTGGCGTTGTCGGCCGAGGTGGTGCGCTATCGCCGCGAGCGCTGGGTGACACCGACCGGCGAAACGATGGTGGCGCCCTTGCCGGCGGGGATCATCGGCGGCTGGGGCGCGAACCTGCGCCGCTTCATTCTGGCCTGTCACATTCAAGGCCAGGTGACGACGGAGCGGTTGACGGCGTTGTTGACCGGGATCGGGGTCGACATTTCGAAGCGCCAGGTGGTGCGGCTGATTTCGGAGGGCCTGGAGGCCTTCGCGGCGGAGGACCGTGACGTGCTGCGCGCCGGGCTGGCTACGGCGCCCTGGATCACCGTCGATGATACGTCGGCGCGCCACGCCCACCAGGACGGCTACACCACCCAGATCGGCGACCGCCGCTTCACCGCGTTCCGCACCGGGCGATCGAAGTCACGGGAGGCGTTCCTGGCGACGCTGCGTGCCGGGCACAGCGATTACTTCATCAATGAAGAGGCCCTGGCCTATATGCGCGGCCGCAACCTCGCCGGTCCGGTGATCGCGCGGCTGGCGGCTGCGCCGCACAAGGCATTTGCCGACAGCGCCGCATGGCAGGCGCATCTGGCCGCACTCGGCCTCGACCAGCTCGCGGTTGAGCCCAACCCAGTCAGGATCGCCACCGAAGGGGCGATGTGGGGAGCGATCCGCGACCACGGCTTTCTTGGCGATACCGTGGTCGTGTCCGATGATGCCGGCCAGTTCCGCATCGGCGACCATGCTCTGTGCTGGGTCCACGCCGAGCGGCTCGTCCATAAATTGATACCCGTGACCCCGGATCAACGTCAGGCCGTCGACATCATGCGCCAGTTGATCTGGTGGTTCTATCGCGACCTCAAGAGCTACCAGCGTGCTCCTTGTCCGCGCCACGCGGCGGCCCTGCGCGCCCGCTTCGAGCGCCTGTTCAAACGACGACGAACCGGCTACGTCATGCTCGACCGGCTTCTTGCCAGGCTGCATCGCCGCAAGCATGAACTCCTGCGCGTTCTCGATCGTCCCGAGATCCCACTCCACACCAATGGTTCGGAAAACGACATCCGCACCTTCGTCACCAAGCGCAAGATCTCCGGCGGAACCGTCAGCGAGGCAGGCAAGAACGCCCGCGACGTCCTGCTCGGCCTGATGAAGACCTGCATCAAGCTCGACGTCTCATTCTTCCGCTATCTCGGCGACCGCCTCGCCATACCAACACAAGAGTCGATTCCGCCGCTCCCGGATCTCGTTAGGCAAGCCGCTCAAGCCTGA
- a CDS encoding dipeptidase → MPDSGIVLVFDGHNDLLLRLYRRGGPDAARSFIEGDGKGHLDLPRMKEGGMAGGFFAIFAPAIEHARYKAEAEALYAGETYDVPLPPSVPCNVAQAATLNMASRLFAIERESDGQFKIVRNAAELDRCIADGIVAAILHIEGAEAIDPDFHLLEVLHQAGLRSLGPVWSRPNIFGNGVPSRFPSTGDTGDGLTEHGIRLVKECNARRIMIDLSHLNEKGFWDVARLSDAPLVATHSNVHAISPHSRNLTDTQLAAIRETGGMVGVAYAGSFIRPDGRVGADPPLDMLIDHIAYLVDKLGDDKVGMGSDFDGATVPTGIGNAAGLQNLVEAMRLRGFDEPTLEKICHGNWLRVLAKTWGG, encoded by the coding sequence ATGCCTGATTCCGGCATTGTTCTCGTATTCGACGGCCATAATGATTTACTGCTCCGCCTCTATCGCCGTGGCGGGCCGGATGCTGCGCGCTCGTTCATTGAAGGAGATGGCAAGGGGCATCTCGATTTGCCGCGCATGAAGGAAGGCGGGATGGCGGGCGGGTTCTTCGCCATCTTCGCGCCAGCTATCGAGCACGCACGGTATAAGGCGGAAGCCGAGGCGCTCTACGCCGGCGAGACCTACGATGTACCATTGCCGCCCAGCGTGCCGTGCAATGTCGCGCAGGCGGCGACGCTGAACATGGCCTCCAGGCTGTTTGCCATCGAGCGCGAGAGCGACGGCCAGTTCAAGATCGTGCGCAACGCGGCTGAACTCGACCGGTGCATCGCTGATGGCATTGTCGCGGCGATTCTGCACATTGAGGGGGCCGAAGCCATCGATCCGGACTTCCACCTGCTGGAAGTGCTGCACCAGGCGGGGCTGCGATCACTTGGGCCGGTCTGGAGCCGTCCGAACATCTTCGGCAACGGCGTGCCGTCCCGTTTTCCGAGCACCGGCGATACTGGTGATGGACTGACTGAGCATGGCATCCGTCTCGTCAAGGAATGCAATGCGCGCAGGATCATGATCGACCTGTCGCATCTCAACGAGAAGGGCTTTTGGGACGTGGCGCGTCTCTCCGACGCGCCGCTGGTTGCGACGCATTCGAACGTCCATGCCATCAGCCCGCATTCGCGCAATCTCACCGACACGCAGCTTGCCGCCATCCGGGAGACCGGGGGCATGGTCGGGGTGGCCTACGCCGGGAGCTTCATCCGGCCCGATGGGCGTGTTGGGGCCGATCCGCCGCTCGATATGCTCATCGACCATATCGCCTATCTCGTTGACAAGCTCGGCGACGACAAGGTCGGCATGGGCTCGGATTTCGACGGGGCGACGGTACCGACCGGGATCGGCAACGCCGCGGGGTTGCAGAATCTGGTCGAAGCCATGCGTCTGCGCGGTTTCGACGAGCCGACGCTCGAGAAGATCTGCCACGGCAATTGGTTGCGCGTTCTCGCCAAGACTTGGGGCGGGTAA
- a CDS encoding D-alanine--D-alanine ligase family protein, with product MRIAVVWNDDHTGVINRFGRPCPGEYSRERVKSVVAALQEGGHETLLCEGDKSLLATLERFMPPEPEARPSGIVFNLAYGIQGECRLTHVPAMLEMAGVPYIGSGPLGHALALDKVIAKRLICDLGVPTPDFRIMRRGTESTGDLRFPMVVKPRHESDSCGVQLVHEPAQLRQAVEVVVTQYAQDALVEEYIEGREITIALLGNRELEVLPVVEHAFGDHETRLLTGDALAAVKSICPAHIGSKLAAGLRDISVATFRACHCRDYARIDLRIDRSGQPFVLEINSMPGLGMRSPYVLAATNAGHSFSSLVNRILDVAYTRYFGIGIH from the coding sequence ATGCGAATAGCTGTCGTGTGGAACGATGATCATACGGGCGTGATCAACCGATTTGGTCGGCCTTGTCCGGGGGAATACAGCCGCGAGAGGGTCAAAAGCGTAGTGGCGGCACTGCAAGAGGGCGGCCACGAGACGCTGCTGTGCGAAGGAGATAAAAGTCTGCTCGCTACGCTCGAGCGGTTCATGCCACCCGAGCCCGAAGCGCGCCCCTCGGGAATCGTTTTCAACTTGGCATACGGAATTCAGGGAGAGTGCCGTCTCACCCACGTTCCGGCCATGCTCGAGATGGCGGGTGTTCCGTACATCGGATCTGGCCCGCTCGGGCATGCATTGGCGCTCGACAAGGTTATCGCCAAGAGGCTCATCTGCGATCTCGGCGTGCCGACGCCGGACTTTCGCATAATGCGGCGCGGCACCGAGAGTACCGGCGACCTGCGATTCCCGATGGTGGTAAAGCCGCGTCACGAATCCGACAGTTGCGGAGTGCAGCTTGTACATGAGCCTGCTCAGTTGAGGCAGGCCGTAGAGGTGGTCGTCACGCAGTATGCGCAAGATGCGCTGGTGGAAGAATATATCGAGGGGCGAGAAATCACCATCGCGCTGCTGGGAAACAGGGAACTCGAGGTGTTGCCTGTGGTGGAGCATGCCTTCGGCGACCACGAAACGCGTCTTCTGACTGGGGATGCGCTTGCGGCGGTGAAGAGTATTTGCCCGGCGCACATCGGGAGTAAGCTTGCGGCGGGGCTTCGGGATATTTCGGTTGCGACATTCCGTGCCTGCCACTGCCGGGATTACGCCCGTATCGATCTCCGGATCGACCGCTCCGGCCAGCCCTTTGTCCTGGAGATCAATTCCATGCCGGGGCTCGGTATGCGCAGCCCTTATGTCCTGGCCGCGACGAACGCCGGACACAGCTTCTCGAGCTTGGTCAATCGCATCCTCGATGTCGCCTATACGCGGTATTTCGGAATCGGCATCCACTAG